The following proteins are encoded in a genomic region of Paenibacillus sp. FSL R7-0273:
- a CDS encoding pyridoxamine 5'-phosphate oxidase family protein: protein MSEAVAQLNESLLSMLQSETFVLLNTVDAESGGPTSTAISWIYAVSPSVVRLAVDHRSRLVNNMKVNPLVTITVFGEGTVHAINGRAAVRQDPLQDVPFKMCCFDVEIEAVRNALFYGAALESAPKYAKVYDARAAEKLDGQVFAAMQKAQ, encoded by the coding sequence ATGTCCGAAGCCGTTGCTCAGCTCAATGAATCCCTGCTATCGATGCTGCAATCGGAAACGTTTGTTCTTCTTAACACGGTGGATGCGGAATCCGGCGGACCAACGTCCACGGCCATATCCTGGATTTATGCCGTGAGCCCTTCTGTCGTGCGCCTGGCGGTCGACCACCGCTCGAGGCTGGTAAACAACATGAAGGTGAACCCGCTTGTGACCATTACGGTGTTTGGCGAGGGGACTGTTCATGCCATTAACGGGCGCGCTGCTGTAAGGCAGGATCCGCTGCAGGATGTTCCCTTTAAGATGTGCTGCTTTGATGTTGAAATTGAAGCGGTCCGCAATGCGCTTTTTTATGGCGCTGCGCTTGAATCCGCCCCGAAATATGCCAAGGTATACGATGCACGTGCGGCTGAGAAGCTGGACGGACAAGTGTTTGCCGCCATGCAAAAAGCCCAGTGA
- a CDS encoding LCP family protein: MNNSKGSLPPRANGPQGNRGQQNRTAPQKKTNKKKVKKRGFFARLARMLLTLLLIAVVGGLGYAGYLYYKFEKGGFGTDQAVDSGQLASAKPLTMLLLGTDNRPQHPSNLTDVIMVAALNPKTESATVVSLPRDTYVELSGYKKNKINAYYARFKGKEDTSGISAGDEMKTMMGKYLGIDIDYVTVLDFQGFRDIVDELGGVDVNISADMCYTDSVDGTDINLKKGPAQLDGDDALDYVRYRKSNCSPKTAASDDFDRNKRQNEVLNGLVGQMQSLGGVLKIGNVMDAVGSNLTTDIENEQIKSMIATYWKISKENIAFVPVTGTWRSPYVYINDTELENAKKSLQDTLAGTADTSGTP, encoded by the coding sequence ATGAATAACAGCAAGGGAAGCCTGCCTCCAAGAGCAAACGGACCACAGGGGAACAGAGGCCAACAGAACCGGACTGCCCCGCAAAAGAAAACAAATAAGAAAAAAGTTAAAAAACGCGGATTTTTTGCAAGACTGGCCAGAATGCTGCTGACGCTGCTGCTGATAGCAGTGGTTGGCGGACTCGGGTACGCGGGATATCTGTACTATAAGTTTGAGAAAGGCGGCTTTGGTACGGATCAGGCTGTCGACAGCGGCCAGCTCGCCTCGGCGAAGCCGCTGACCATGCTGCTGCTCGGCACGGACAACCGCCCGCAGCATCCCTCCAATCTGACGGATGTTATTATGGTCGCTGCACTTAATCCTAAGACAGAATCAGCAACCGTGGTTTCACTGCCCCGTGATACGTATGTGGAGCTGAGCGGCTATAAGAAGAATAAGATCAATGCCTATTACGCGCGCTTTAAGGGCAAAGAGGACACCTCGGGTATCTCTGCCGGAGATGAGATGAAGACGATGATGGGCAAATATCTGGGCATTGACATCGACTATGTCACGGTGCTTGATTTTCAGGGCTTCCGGGACATTGTGGATGAGCTTGGCGGGGTAGATGTGAATATCAGCGCCGATATGTGTTATACCGACAGTGTCGATGGTACAGATATCAATCTCAAAAAAGGACCGGCCCAGCTGGACGGCGATGACGCGCTTGACTATGTCCGGTACCGTAAGTCCAACTGCAGCCCGAAAACAGCGGCTTCAGATGATTTTGACCGCAACAAGCGCCAGAATGAGGTGCTGAACGGTCTGGTCGGACAGATGCAGTCACTGGGCGGCGTGCTCAAAATCGGCAATGTAATGGATGCAGTCGGCAGCAATTTGACTACAGATATTGAGAATGAGCAGATCAAGAGCATGATTGCTACCTACTGGAAGATTTCCAAAGAGAATATCGCTTTCGTTCCGGTGACCGGAACCTGGCGCAGCCCGTATGTATATATTAACGATACAGAGCTGGAGAATGCCAAGAAAAGCCTGCAGGATACGCTGGCTGGAACAGCAGACACTTCCGGGACACCCTGA
- a CDS encoding YlaH-like family protein: MQSWFADHPIVAYIVIFVLLTFVYNRVFRVNQKLSPGKEVVLYLMMALGSGMLLIFQHDKLPIIQCLLVAVGLMLLVRVRYLIEARQKRKAAAGDKPR, encoded by the coding sequence GTGCAGAGCTGGTTCGCTGATCATCCGATAGTCGCTTATATCGTTATTTTTGTATTGCTGACTTTTGTGTATAACCGTGTCTTCCGTGTGAATCAAAAGCTTTCGCCCGGCAAGGAGGTTGTGCTGTATCTGATGATGGCGCTCGGCTCCGGCATGCTGCTGATCTTTCAGCACGACAAGCTGCCGATCATCCAGTGCCTGCTGGTTGCAGTTGGGCTTATGCTGCTGGTAAGGGTCCGCTATCTGATTGAGGCCCGGCAGAAGCGGAAGGCTGCAGCGGGGGACAAACCCCGGTAA
- the typA gene encoding translational GTPase TypA, which produces MHSRTEIRNIAIIAHVDHGKTTLVDQLLQQSGIFSAHETLQERAMDSNDLERERGITILAKNTAITYKEFLINIVDTPGHADFGGEVERIMKMVDGVLLVVDAYEGCMPQTKFVLRKALEQNLTPIVVVNKIDRPAARPKEVIDEVLDLFIELEANDEQLEFPVVYASALNGTSSLDPEKQDDNMQALYDTITKYIPSPTEKVDEPLQFLVTLMDYNEYLGRIAVGRVNRGVIKQGQSVTVIMRDGKSKTARIEKLFGFQGLKRVETEEAGAGDIVAIAGIKDINIGETIADPANPEALPVLKIDEPTMQMTFLVNNSPFAGKEGKWVTSRKLRERLFKELETDVSLRVDETDSPDAFIVSGRGELHLGILIENMRREGYELQVSKPEVIVKEIDGAKMEPLERLLIDIPEESMGSVMESLGTRKAEMVNMINNGTGQVRLEFLIPARGLIGYNTHFLTLTRGYGVMNHAFDSYAPLIGGQVGGRHQGVLVSSETGTTTFYGMIGVEDRGILFLEPGADIYEGMIVGEHTRDNDIIVNICKEKALTNVRSATKDETVKMKTPRLFSLEGALEYLNDDEYCEITPKSVRLRKKILNKGERERAEKQRKQAQASQA; this is translated from the coding sequence ATGCATTCAAGAACAGAAATCCGCAATATCGCGATTATTGCCCACGTTGACCATGGTAAAACAACACTTGTCGATCAGCTGCTGCAGCAATCCGGTATTTTCAGCGCCCACGAAACCCTGCAGGAACGTGCTATGGACTCCAACGATCTGGAGCGGGAACGCGGAATTACCATCCTTGCCAAAAATACTGCAATTACCTATAAAGAATTCCTGATCAACATCGTAGATACCCCGGGCCATGCTGACTTCGGCGGCGAAGTGGAACGGATTATGAAGATGGTTGACGGCGTACTGCTCGTTGTTGATGCTTATGAAGGCTGCATGCCGCAGACGAAATTCGTTCTGCGCAAAGCGCTGGAGCAGAACCTGACTCCAATCGTGGTTGTGAATAAAATTGACCGTCCGGCTGCCCGTCCAAAGGAAGTTATTGACGAGGTTCTGGACCTGTTTATTGAGCTTGAAGCAAACGATGAGCAGCTGGAGTTCCCGGTTGTGTATGCTTCCGCACTTAACGGCACATCAAGCCTTGATCCTGAGAAGCAGGATGATAACATGCAGGCTCTTTATGACACCATCACTAAATACATCCCGTCCCCAACCGAAAAGGTTGACGAGCCGCTGCAGTTCCTGGTAACCCTGATGGACTACAATGAATATCTGGGACGTATCGCTGTCGGACGTGTTAACCGCGGTGTGATCAAGCAAGGCCAGTCCGTAACGGTCATTATGCGCGACGGTAAGAGCAAAACCGCCCGTATTGAGAAGCTGTTCGGCTTCCAGGGCCTGAAGCGTGTTGAAACGGAAGAAGCCGGTGCAGGCGATATCGTTGCGATTGCCGGAATCAAGGACATCAACATCGGTGAAACGATTGCCGATCCGGCTAATCCGGAAGCACTGCCGGTTCTTAAGATTGATGAGCCTACTATGCAAATGACCTTCCTCGTGAACAACAGCCCGTTCGCAGGTAAAGAAGGTAAATGGGTAACTTCCCGTAAACTGCGTGAGCGTCTGTTCAAAGAGCTTGAAACAGATGTCAGCCTTCGTGTAGATGAAACAGACAGCCCGGATGCCTTTATCGTATCCGGACGCGGTGAGCTTCACCTCGGGATTCTGATTGAGAATATGCGCCGTGAAGGCTATGAGCTTCAGGTTTCCAAGCCGGAGGTTATCGTGAAGGAAATCGACGGAGCCAAGATGGAGCCGCTTGAGCGCCTGCTGATTGATATTCCGGAAGAGAGCATGGGTTCTGTTATGGAGAGCCTTGGAACGCGCAAAGCCGAAATGGTTAACATGATCAACAACGGTACCGGACAGGTGCGTCTGGAATTCCTGATTCCTGCACGTGGCCTGATCGGCTACAATACACACTTCCTGACCCTGACACGCGGTTACGGTGTAATGAACCACGCGTTCGACAGCTATGCTCCGCTGATCGGCGGACAGGTTGGCGGACGTCACCAGGGCGTGCTGGTATCCAGCGAAACCGGGACAACTACGTTCTACGGCATGATCGGTGTTGAAGACCGCGGTATCCTGTTCCTTGAGCCGGGTGCTGACATCTACGAAGGTATGATCGTTGGTGAACATACCCGTGACAACGACATTATCGTTAACATCTGTAAGGAAAAAGCACTGACCAACGTGCGTTCCGCTACCAAGGATGAAACGGTAAAAATGAAAACTCCGCGCCTGTTCTCACTGGAAGGTGCGCTTGAGTACCTGAATGACGATGAATATTGCGAAATTACGCCTAAGTCGGTACGTCTGCGCAAGAAGATCCTGAACAAGGGTGAGCGCGAGCGTGCAGAGAAGCAGCGTAAGCAGGCTCAAGCAAGCCAGGCCTAA
- a CDS encoding TerC family protein: MDSIVLLGEILMINLVLSGDNAMVIAMASKNLPEKHRKLAVWWGAAGAVALRCVLTFAAVLLLKIPYIQAGGGILLLWIAFKLLLEEEDEVTVRDEGSSVWKSIRTILLADFIMSLDNVLAIAGVAKGDLALIVIGIMLSIPIVVWGSGIIVGWLHRFPVLVYIGAFILAHTAGDMLLQDAKFGLVVSFFLPSYHTLLPLALGIIVVLTGAFRKRLVSA, translated from the coding sequence ATGGATTCCATCGTTTTACTTGGGGAAATATTGATGATTAATCTTGTGCTGAGCGGGGATAATGCGATGGTGATCGCGATGGCCAGCAAAAATCTGCCGGAAAAGCACAGGAAGCTGGCGGTCTGGTGGGGGGCGGCAGGAGCAGTAGCTCTGCGCTGCGTGCTGACCTTTGCCGCAGTGCTGCTGCTTAAAATTCCTTATATCCAGGCAGGCGGAGGAATTCTGCTGCTGTGGATTGCCTTCAAGCTGCTGCTGGAGGAAGAGGATGAGGTTACGGTCCGCGATGAGGGCTCAAGCGTATGGAAATCGATCCGGACCATTCTGCTGGCCGACTTTATTATGAGCCTTGATAATGTTCTGGCTATTGCCGGGGTAGCAAAGGGGGATCTCGCCCTGATTGTTATCGGGATCATGCTCAGTATTCCGATTGTCGTGTGGGGAAGCGGCATTATTGTCGGCTGGCTGCACCGTTTTCCGGTTCTGGTCTATATCGGTGCGTTCATTCTTGCCCATACAGCCGGGGATATGCTGCTGCAGGATGCCAAGTTCGGGCTGGTGGTCTCGTTCTTCCTGCCGTCCTATCATACGCTTCTTCCGCTCGCGCTGGGTATAATAGTTGTACTGACAGGCGCATTCAGGAAAAGGCTGGTATCGGCCTGA
- the thiI gene encoding tRNA uracil 4-sulfurtransferase ThiI, translating to MRDNRTEAAAGRGSSIDYADMLLLRFGEFTLKGKNRNRFEKTVLRHVSELVKPYPEAVLSKEFGRIYVTLNGEPARELAKALKNVFGIASISPVKVARSEFDDILAASRKFLEILAPPQGTTFKVSARRVWKDFPHGSIEMNKLISTPLLQGYPGLLVDVRSPELELKLEIREGSTYIFCDQIDGVGGFPLGTNGKAMLLLSGGIDSPVAAWSSMRRGLEVECVHFYSYPYTSELARQKVVDLARILSRYAGVIKLHLVPFTEVQTSFTGIGQDNLIITLMRRAMLRITTRLAEREGALAVVTGDSLGQVASQTLSSMNVIGRATALPLLRPLIMMDKSEIVELSQRIGTYDLSILPYEDCCTLFVPKSPTTNPNLRIIEKIEATLPGYAARLDEAVAGTETVTITPYGDEKPDDLVPAQSGLQEEWF from the coding sequence ATGAGAGACAATAGGACTGAAGCCGCGGCAGGCCGCGGAAGCAGTATTGATTACGCAGATATGCTGCTGCTGCGGTTCGGGGAATTTACGCTGAAGGGCAAGAACCGCAACCGGTTCGAAAAAACCGTGCTCCGTCATGTCAGCGAGCTGGTGAAGCCTTATCCGGAGGCTGTGCTGAGCAAGGAATTCGGGCGGATCTACGTCACACTGAACGGAGAGCCTGCCCGCGAGCTGGCAAAGGCGCTGAAAAATGTGTTCGGCATCGCTTCCATCAGTCCGGTTAAGGTAGCCCGCTCGGAGTTTGATGATATTCTGGCTGCCAGCCGCAAATTCCTTGAGATTCTTGCCCCGCCGCAGGGGACAACCTTCAAGGTGAGCGCGCGCCGTGTGTGGAAAGACTTTCCGCACGGCTCCATAGAGATGAATAAACTGATCTCAACACCGCTGCTGCAGGGTTACCCGGGGCTGCTGGTTGATGTGAGATCGCCGGAGCTTGAGCTGAAGCTGGAGATCCGTGAGGGGTCTACGTATATTTTCTGCGACCAGATTGACGGTGTAGGCGGATTTCCGCTGGGCACGAACGGGAAGGCGATGCTGCTCCTGTCCGGCGGCATCGACAGTCCCGTAGCGGCCTGGTCATCGATGCGCCGGGGGCTTGAGGTCGAGTGTGTCCATTTCTACAGCTATCCTTACACAAGCGAGCTGGCCCGTCAGAAGGTGGTGGATCTGGCCCGGATTCTGTCCAGGTACGCAGGCGTCATCAAGCTGCATCTGGTGCCGTTCACAGAGGTGCAGACCTCTTTTACCGGAATCGGGCAGGACAACCTGATCATTACGCTGATGCGGCGGGCGATGCTGAGAATTACCACCCGGCTGGCTGAGCGCGAAGGCGCGCTTGCAGTCGTTACCGGAGACAGTCTGGGGCAGGTGGCCAGCCAGACCCTGTCCAGCATGAATGTTATCGGCAGGGCCACGGCGCTTCCGCTGCTCCGGCCGCTGATTATGATGGACAAGAGCGAGATTGTGGAGCTGTCACAGAGAATTGGAACATACGACCTGTCCATATTGCCCTATGAGGATTGCTGCACCCTGTTTGTCCCTAAATCGCCTACAACCAATCCGAACCTGCGGATTATTGAAAAAATTGAAGCGACGCTGCCCGGATACGCTGCCCGGCTGGATGAAGCAGTGGCAGGAACCGAGACGGTTACCATTACACCGTATGGCGATGAGAAGCCGGATGACCTTGTGCCCGCCCAGTCCGGGCTGCAGGAGGAATGGTTCTAG
- a CDS encoding cysteine desulfurase family protein codes for MLYWDYAAASPPYEEVVQTMEQIMRLHYANPSSLHRAGTEAARLLTRAREVCAAALEVTPQEILFTSGATESNNLAVKGAALQYQGRGRHMVTTQIEHPSVYESFLQLQALGWEVTFVAPDSNGVVDPGRIAAAVRRDTVLVSVMHVNNETGAVQPLAETGRLIKAANRRTLFHVDGVQGFGKLATELKEWQADLYSLSAHKLRGPRGVGILYVKEGISLFPLLTGGSQEQGARAGTENVAAIVASAKAIRMSAENRDMYNKQITPLRDRLLEFLAGVPEFIVNSSRDGAPHIVHFSYPAVNGEVLARKLEELGMTVSTRSACSSRLAEPSRILLAMGRDTAAALGGIRISLGDAHAAGDIAALEQALLAAVQALKLVERGRNKE; via the coding sequence ATGCTGTATTGGGATTATGCCGCTGCCAGCCCTCCGTATGAGGAGGTAGTGCAGACGATGGAGCAGATCATGAGGCTGCATTACGCCAACCCATCCTCCCTGCACCGGGCCGGGACGGAAGCTGCTAGATTGCTGACACGTGCAAGAGAGGTCTGCGCTGCTGCTCTGGAGGTGACGCCGCAGGAGATTCTGTTCACTTCGGGAGCAACAGAAAGCAACAATCTGGCGGTAAAAGGGGCGGCTCTGCAGTATCAGGGCAGGGGACGCCACATGGTTACAACTCAGATTGAGCATCCTTCTGTGTATGAAAGCTTCCTGCAGCTGCAGGCACTGGGCTGGGAGGTTACTTTTGTTGCTCCTGACAGTAACGGTGTGGTAGATCCGGGCAGGATTGCTGCAGCAGTCCGGCGGGATACCGTTCTGGTCAGCGTGATGCATGTCAACAATGAGACGGGCGCTGTACAGCCGCTTGCAGAAACCGGACGGCTGATCAAGGCAGCCAACCGCCGCACGCTGTTCCATGTCGATGGCGTACAGGGCTTTGGCAAGCTTGCAACTGAGCTGAAGGAATGGCAGGCCGACCTGTACAGCCTGTCTGCACATAAGCTCCGCGGTCCGCGCGGAGTGGGTATTCTGTATGTCAAAGAAGGTATTTCGCTGTTTCCGCTGCTTACCGGCGGTTCGCAGGAGCAGGGTGCCCGGGCCGGAACGGAGAATGTGGCTGCGATTGTCGCTTCAGCCAAGGCTATACGTATGAGTGCAGAGAACAGGGATATGTATAATAAGCAGATTACACCGCTGCGTGACAGGCTGCTGGAGTTTTTGGCCGGAGTTCCGGAGTTTATAGTGAACAGCAGCAGGGACGGGGCGCCGCATATTGTGCATTTTTCTTATCCTGCGGTAAATGGTGAGGTGCTGGCCCGCAAGCTGGAGGAGCTGGGAATGACCGTTTCAACCCGGTCTGCCTGCTCCTCGCGGCTGGCCGAGCCGAGCCGGATTCTGCTGGCTATGGGCAGAGATACCGCTGCCGCACTTGGCGGAATACGGATCAGCCTGGGTGACGCCCATGCGGCAGGGGATATTGCAGCCCTGGAGCAGGCGCTGCTGGCCGCAGTGCAAGCATTGAAGTTAGTGGAGAGAGGCAGGAATAAAGAATGA
- a CDS encoding lytic transglycosylase domain-containing protein, with translation MSIDSAAASGLGQLKWVNLRSSSAISKEDSKSTAEPSGANKAEFAAVLRQAALQSVDGSRTPEAGGTALSSLIWQQLGATGIAYSGISSGTAETVPTDYEGLIQNASVKYGVPADLIKAVIDTESSFNPNVVSSAGAKGLMQLMDGTANGLGVSDPFDPAQNIDGGVRYLSYQLKRYDGEEKMALAAYNAGPGRVSKLGVSSDEELMQKLSLLPEETQAYITKIERARAEYAL, from the coding sequence ATGAGTATTGATTCAGCGGCAGCAAGCGGGCTTGGACAGCTGAAATGGGTGAATCTGCGCAGCAGCTCGGCAATCAGCAAAGAGGACAGCAAAAGCACAGCAGAACCCTCCGGCGCAAACAAAGCCGAATTCGCTGCAGTTCTCCGCCAGGCTGCCCTGCAGTCTGTGGACGGAAGCCGGACTCCGGAAGCCGGAGGAACAGCGCTTAGCAGTCTGATCTGGCAGCAGCTTGGAGCGACAGGTATCGCCTACAGCGGCATTTCCTCCGGAACAGCAGAGACTGTGCCAACGGATTATGAGGGGCTGATTCAGAACGCAAGCGTGAAATATGGCGTGCCGGCTGATCTGATCAAGGCGGTAATTGATACGGAGTCCTCTTTTAATCCGAATGTCGTATCATCAGCGGGAGCCAAAGGGCTGATGCAGCTGATGGATGGAACCGCGAACGGGCTTGGTGTCTCCGACCCCTTTGATCCAGCCCAGAATATAGACGGAGGCGTGCGTTACTTATCCTACCAGCTGAAGCGTTATGACGGTGAAGAGAAGATGGCGCTGGCCGCATATAATGCCGGACCGGGAAGAGTAAGCAAGCTTGGCGTAAGCAGTGATGAGGAGCTGATGCAGAAGCTGAGCCTGCTCCCCGAAGAAACTCAGGCCTACATTACCAAAATTGAACGCGCCCGGGCAGAATACGCGCTATAA
- a CDS encoding DUF1540 domain-containing protein, with protein MSNAKPLVRCSVSNCHYWGSQNVCQAEEIVIEIDKHAGSSFKEEFAEEMTFQNHQDHAGTSSATCCLTFKPGE; from the coding sequence ATGTCAAACGCCAAACCGCTTGTAAGATGCAGCGTCAGCAATTGTCATTATTGGGGTTCACAAAATGTATGCCAGGCCGAGGAAATCGTCATTGAGATCGACAAGCATGCAGGCAGCAGCTTCAAGGAGGAGTTTGCCGAGGAGATGACCTTTCAGAATCATCAGGACCACGCCGGCACTTCATCCGCAACCTGCTGTCTGACCTTTAAGCCGGGCGAATAG
- a CDS encoding YpuI family protein, with translation MSAANVQKLCETTREKLKSVIGKMELFLNNHALPQLVTEEDEETVAFYQGFLSDLRHLLVFSEMSYEKLGVALRRATFDQDFAQKALYNVYHYGVNNFFYPKNESYSEDGRYAYTGQDAIRFRKKPVRPARDIIMEITKVYEELRDDLNYYENDYLTEKRMQNQV, from the coding sequence ATGTCAGCAGCTAATGTGCAGAAACTATGTGAAACGACGAGAGAGAAATTGAAATCCGTAATCGGAAAAATGGAACTATTCCTGAACAATCATGCGCTGCCTCAGCTGGTAACGGAAGAGGATGAGGAAACAGTAGCATTTTATCAAGGCTTTCTGTCCGATCTCCGCCATCTGCTGGTTTTCTCCGAAATGTCTTACGAGAAGCTCGGGGTGGCATTGCGCCGTGCAACCTTTGATCAGGATTTTGCGCAAAAAGCGCTTTATAACGTATATCACTACGGGGTGAACAACTTCTTCTACCCTAAAAATGAAAGCTATTCCGAAGACGGGCGTTACGCCTACACAGGCCAGGATGCCATCCGCTTCCGCAAAAAGCCTGTCCGTCCGGCACGCGACATTATTATGGAGATCACCAAGGTGTACGAAGAGCTGCGGGATGATCTTAACTACTACGAGAACGACTATCTGACCGAAAAGCGCATGCAGAACCAGGTTTAG
- a CDS encoding S8 family peptidase: protein MSRKNMTAAGLLTAAFTVILLTFLLRPTEETKLKQAALPAVPNPPQEKTIKKTSLVQDVSATDRLNRTDVSKHLRTMLAETHGALPKDISAYAKRLQQGHGHITMLMWIDYRSHKTSTFKSALPEGTDQENKQLVKYLNTAKAALKGHQSYESPSFIIGDKKYYFTAQRDQEGNIGVIALISQNILDRVADHQLKNLRLIPYPKEGKYRVESVHADNLKDITVKTGHDNENASHFYENEIVVRFKNGHPTPGQLQTIAADIRCKQPRKLGYAYIFRSDKMNYSQLKTYFTNKWSPEYTEPHYMYLTNETPYENTGSGVVTPNDLLFSTYQWNLPAIETEQGWNLSKGSKEVVVAVVDTGVQAGHPDLQGQLLTGYNAISSGSTPDDDVGHGTHVAGIIGAVINNEEGVAGISWYNKILPVKALDNSGAGTTYSVAEGIIWAADNGAKVINLSLGNYADSQFLHDAIKYAYDRDAVIVSAAGNDNTERPGYPAAYEEVLAVAATNSSGERASFSNYGDYIDVAAPGESIASTYPDNQYAALSGTSMASPHVAALAGLVRSLNPALSNKEVMELMTANAVDLGEAGHDKYYGWGQVDIYKTLRAASGNDVPLQLFPQHVGRQLKNMQQHTGTAQ, encoded by the coding sequence ATGTCCCGAAAAAATATGACTGCCGCCGGTCTGCTGACCGCTGCGTTCACTGTAATTCTGCTTACTTTTCTGCTTCGCCCTACTGAAGAAACGAAGCTCAAGCAGGCTGCCCTTCCAGCTGTTCCCAATCCTCCGCAGGAAAAAACAATTAAAAAGACGTCTCTCGTGCAGGATGTCAGCGCAACCGACCGCTTGAACCGGACCGATGTCAGTAAACACCTGCGTACAATGCTTGCAGAAACCCATGGTGCGCTACCTAAGGATATTTCAGCATATGCCAAGCGCCTGCAGCAGGGACACGGGCATATCACCATGCTGATGTGGATTGATTACCGGAGCCACAAGACAAGCACCTTCAAATCCGCACTGCCGGAAGGCACCGACCAGGAGAACAAGCAGCTGGTGAAATACCTGAATACGGCAAAAGCCGCGCTCAAGGGCCACCAGTCGTATGAATCGCCTTCCTTTATTATCGGTGACAAAAAATATTATTTCACGGCCCAGCGTGACCAGGAGGGCAATATCGGCGTCATTGCTTTGATCAGCCAGAACATTCTGGACCGGGTAGCCGATCATCAGCTTAAGAACCTGCGCCTGATCCCTTATCCGAAGGAGGGCAAATACCGGGTTGAATCGGTCCATGCCGATAACCTGAAGGATATCACGGTTAAGACAGGCCATGACAACGAAAATGCCAGTCATTTTTACGAAAATGAAATTGTCGTCCGCTTTAAAAACGGCCATCCTACCCCCGGCCAGCTTCAGACGATAGCGGCAGATATCCGCTGCAAGCAGCCGCGCAAGCTGGGGTACGCGTATATTTTCCGCTCGGACAAAATGAATTACTCCCAGCTTAAGACCTACTTTACAAATAAATGGAGTCCGGAGTATACAGAGCCCCACTATATGTATTTAACCAATGAGACCCCGTACGAAAATACCGGAAGCGGAGTCGTCACACCAAATGATCTGCTGTTCTCCACCTATCAGTGGAATCTGCCGGCTATTGAAACCGAGCAGGGCTGGAATTTGTCAAAAGGCAGCAAGGAGGTTGTAGTCGCTGTAGTGGACACCGGTGTCCAGGCCGGCCATCCTGATCTGCAGGGCCAGCTGCTGACCGGCTATAATGCTATTTCAAGCGGATCTACACCTGACGATGATGTGGGACACGGAACGCATGTGGCAGGCATTATCGGGGCTGTAATCAACAACGAGGAGGGTGTAGCCGGAATAAGCTGGTACAACAAGATTCTTCCGGTAAAAGCGCTCGACAACTCCGGGGCGGGCACCACCTATTCCGTTGCCGAGGGCATTATCTGGGCTGCCGACAACGGTGCCAAGGTCATCAACCTGAGCCTGGGCAACTATGCCGATTCGCAGTTTTTGCATGATGCTATTAAGTACGCTTATGACCGTGATGCCGTGATCGTCTCCGCTGCGGGGAACGACAATACGGAGCGCCCGGGCTACCCTGCTGCCTACGAGGAGGTGCTGGCTGTAGCTGCAACCAATTCGTCCGGGGAGAGAGCCTCCTTCTCTAATTACGGTGATTACATTGATGTTGCCGCTCCCGGCGAGAGCATTGCCAGCACCTACCCGGACAACCAGTATGCCGCACTCTCGGGCACATCCATGGCCAGTCCGCATGTAGCAGCGCTGGCCGGTCTCGTCCGTTCGCTCAATCCTGCATTAAGCAACAAGGAGGTCATGGAGCTGATGACCGCAAATGCTGTTGATCTTGGAGAGGCTGGTCATGACAAATATTACGGCTGGGGCCAGGTTGATATTTACAAAACACTGCGGGCCGCAAGCGGAAACGATGTGCCGCTACAGCTTTTTCCGCAGCATGTCGGCCGTCAGCTGAAGAATATGCAGCAGCACACAGGTACAGCGCAATAA